A single window of Archangium gephyra DNA harbors:
- a CDS encoding serine/threonine protein kinase, with product MNLGRYQLMGKLASGGMAEVYLAKAAGPMGFEKKLVVKRILPHLAEDSSFIEMFFSEARLVALLNHPNIVQIFDFGEADGAYFLAMEYIDGFNLRTLLKRAHATGGPLPVPLCAKIVSTACEGLAYAHEFVDPTTGKPLQLVHRDISPDNILVSSSGAVKLVDFGIAKAANQMHRTQTGVVKGKVAYMPPEQLQGKALDARADLFALGVVLYELLSGQKPFEAESEAGMMQAILFEPPVPVTERRGDVPTSIQRVLERALAKDRNARYASCRELQMDLERYLRTCEDPVGPIDIARLVARISSLEQAKTERDPGARPPPEVPPSNSLVAPAAETRNDFSPSQGKALTRGTAAPTEVTPPPRSGPSPAEDDSIPTAPVRPSSMRTAPRRWPRVAALCSAVLVLASMGLWRATRPAQVSAAPVAQTVPEEPPSSSGQEGRTNTGSSPTSSGPNETALTGTLPTTPTGNPPPAGPTKPLEPTNKTEVPPPEPPKPETELAFFRVESTVEGSVRVNNKLAGRTPVVMKDLPPGKVTVEIFDKQQGFSKRQVFELKPGDNGVLRLKIGKGKLAFRVRPYATVILDGRKLGLTPLNSVEVYEGRHTIKLINEELKRQVEEEYVVKAGGDHVYTANLNDKR from the coding sequence ATGAACCTGGGCAGGTATCAACTGATGGGCAAACTGGCCTCTGGCGGAATGGCGGAGGTGTACCTCGCCAAGGCCGCGGGCCCCATGGGCTTCGAGAAGAAGCTGGTGGTCAAGCGCATCCTCCCCCACCTCGCGGAGGACTCCTCGTTCATCGAGATGTTCTTCTCCGAGGCCAGGCTCGTCGCGCTGCTCAATCATCCCAACATCGTCCAGATCTTCGACTTCGGCGAGGCCGACGGCGCGTACTTCCTCGCCATGGAGTACATCGACGGGTTCAACCTGCGGACGCTCCTCAAACGGGCGCACGCGACGGGTGGGCCCCTGCCCGTGCCGCTGTGCGCGAAGATCGTCTCCACCGCCTGCGAGGGCCTCGCCTACGCCCACGAATTCGTGGACCCCACGACGGGCAAGCCGTTGCAGCTGGTCCACCGTGACATCAGCCCCGACAACATCCTCGTGTCCTCCAGCGGAGCGGTGAAGCTGGTGGACTTCGGCATCGCCAAGGCCGCCAACCAGATGCACCGCACGCAGACGGGCGTGGTCAAGGGCAAGGTGGCCTACATGCCGCCCGAGCAGCTCCAGGGCAAGGCGCTCGACGCGCGGGCCGACCTCTTCGCCCTGGGCGTCGTGCTGTATGAGCTGCTCAGTGGCCAGAAGCCCTTCGAGGCCGAGAGCGAAGCGGGCATGATGCAGGCCATCCTGTTCGAGCCGCCCGTCCCGGTGACGGAGCGCCGCGGCGATGTGCCCACGAGCATCCAACGCGTCCTCGAGCGCGCGCTGGCCAAGGACCGCAACGCACGCTACGCGAGCTGCCGCGAGCTGCAGATGGACCTGGAGCGCTACCTGCGGACCTGCGAGGACCCCGTGGGGCCCATCGACATCGCACGGCTCGTCGCGCGCATCTCCTCGCTCGAGCAGGCGAAGACGGAAAGGGACCCGGGCGCGAGGCCCCCACCAGAGGTGCCTCCCAGCAACTCCCTCGTCGCTCCCGCGGCCGAAACCCGGAACGACTTCTCTCCGTCACAGGGAAAGGCGTTGACGCGGGGCACGGCCGCACCGACGGAGGTGACTCCACCCCCCCGGAGTGGGCCGTCCCCGGCCGAGGATGACTCCATCCCGACGGCTCCCGTGCGGCCCTCTTCCATGAGGACCGCCCCGAGGCGGTGGCCCAGGGTGGCGGCCCTGTGCTCCGCGGTGTTGGTGCTGGCGAGCATGGGTCTCTGGCGGGCGACCCGCCCGGCGCAAGTCTCCGCGGCCCCTGTGGCTCAGACGGTGCCGGAAGAGCCCCCTTCCAGCTCCGGGCAAGAGGGGCGAACCAATACGGGCTCATCGCCGACTTCAAGCGGACCCAACGAGACAGCCCTGACCGGGACCCTTCCAACAACGCCTACAGGCAATCCTCCACCCGCCGGGCCAACGAAGCCACTCGAGCCAACGAATAAAACCGAGGTGCCTCCCCCCGAGCCACCCAAGCCGGAGACGGAACTGGCCTTCTTCCGGGTCGAGTCCACTGTCGAAGGCTCGGTGCGGGTGAATAACAAGCTCGCCGGGCGCACTCCCGTTGTGATGAAGGACCTTCCCCCCGGAAAGGTGACCGTGGAGATCTTCGACAAGCAGCAGGGCTTCTCCAAGCGGCAGGTCTTCGAGCTCAAGCCCGGCGACAATGGCGTCCTGCGCCTCAAGATTGGCAAGGGGAAGCTGGCGTTCCGCGTCCGGCCCTACGCCACGGTGATACTCGACGGAAGGAAATTGGGCCTCACTCCACTGAATTCAGTGGAGGTCTACGAGGGCCGCCACACCATCAAGCTCATCAATGAGGAGCTCAAGAGGCAAGTGGAGGAGGAGTACGTGGTCAAGGCAGGCGGCGACCACGTCTACACGGCCAACCTCAACGACAAGCGTTGA
- a CDS encoding Dickkopf N-terminal cysteine-rich domain-containing protein produces the protein MHGYQAVLVLGALWLAACGGVSKEDFDGKLAEALCERYVRCGVYLDKGACEREVRHQVVPRYGLARKYDEALADGWTRYDAGAAGACLEKIRSGSCAEGPLSSQVTRLGFGVTDDCRFLTGVVADGKSCVSMADCGPRSYCTAVDNNAECRGECRPRIEKGEAVTFETRWWCAPGLVAGSSVCEEPKPVGEGQYCGDEASACEPGLYCTTGGVCLRIAAEGDVCDVWDPSRPLCAWNLACVGGTCRKRAGEGAECLAVSASSSWATQVCGRDFFCDAERDERGTCRALLSEGAACRGSQECAGDLYCAAVDPRTSARGTCQRRYAQVGETCRDSRECAAPATCSFGTCSDYAVCGLRP, from the coding sequence ATGCACGGATACCAGGCAGTGCTGGTGTTGGGAGCGTTGTGGCTCGCGGCGTGTGGAGGCGTGAGCAAGGAGGACTTCGACGGGAAGCTCGCCGAGGCGCTGTGCGAGCGGTACGTGCGCTGTGGGGTGTACCTGGACAAGGGCGCCTGTGAGCGCGAGGTGAGGCATCAGGTCGTCCCCCGGTACGGACTCGCGCGGAAGTATGATGAGGCCCTCGCCGATGGGTGGACGCGCTACGACGCGGGTGCCGCGGGGGCGTGCCTGGAGAAGATCCGGAGCGGCTCCTGCGCCGAGGGCCCGCTGTCCTCGCAGGTCACCCGGCTGGGCTTCGGGGTGACCGATGATTGCCGGTTCCTCACCGGGGTGGTGGCCGACGGCAAGTCCTGCGTTTCCATGGCCGACTGTGGCCCCCGGTCCTACTGCACCGCCGTCGACAACAACGCTGAGTGTCGAGGGGAGTGCCGGCCCCGGATCGAGAAGGGAGAGGCCGTCACGTTCGAGACCCGTTGGTGGTGCGCGCCTGGACTGGTCGCCGGGAGCTCGGTCTGCGAGGAGCCCAAGCCCGTGGGCGAGGGCCAGTACTGTGGTGATGAGGCCTCTGCCTGTGAACCCGGTCTTTATTGCACGACCGGAGGCGTCTGCCTGCGCATCGCGGCCGAGGGGGACGTTTGCGACGTGTGGGATCCATCCAGGCCTTTGTGCGCCTGGAACCTGGCCTGTGTCGGTGGAACCTGCCGCAAGCGAGCCGGTGAGGGCGCGGAGTGCCTCGCGGTGTCCGCGAGTTCCTCCTGGGCCACCCAGGTGTGTGGGCGGGACTTCTTTTGTGACGCCGAGCGGGACGAGCGTGGGACGTGCCGGGCGCTGCTCTCCGAGGGAGCCGCGTGCCGCGGGAGCCAGGAATGCGCGGGGGACCTCTATTGCGCCGCGGTGGACCCCCGTACCTCGGCGCGAGGAACATGCCAGCGCCGTTACGCCCAGGTAGGCGAGACGTGTCGCGACTCCCGGGAGTGCGCCGCGCCCGCGACCTGCTCCTTCGGCACGTGCAGTGACTACGCCGTCTGCGGGCTCAGGCCGTAG
- a CDS encoding type III pantothenate kinase, whose translation MLLAIDVGNTNTVLGVYEGKRLLDHWRLETSARRTSDEYGILLRQLFQSSGIDPDKVRAVAVSSVVPPLQFNLERMSERYFKTRPMFVGPGVKTGMPILYDNPREVGADRIVNAVAAYDKHHQGLIVVDFGTATTLDAVTPKGEYLGGAICPGINISMEALFQNASKLPRVELARPPHVVGRNTVHSIQSGLFYGYVGMVDGICARIRLEVGFDTRVVATGGLAPLVASESTLIHEVDEFLTLEGLRIIYGRNHAS comes from the coding sequence ATGCTTCTCGCCATCGACGTCGGCAACACCAACACGGTGCTTGGGGTGTACGAAGGCAAGCGCCTCCTGGACCACTGGCGTCTGGAGACGAGCGCCCGCCGCACGTCGGATGAGTACGGCATCCTGCTGCGCCAGCTCTTCCAGTCGAGCGGGATCGATCCGGACAAGGTGCGCGCGGTGGCGGTGTCCAGCGTGGTGCCGCCGCTGCAGTTCAACCTGGAGCGGATGAGCGAGCGCTACTTCAAGACGCGCCCCATGTTCGTCGGGCCCGGGGTGAAGACGGGCATGCCCATCCTCTACGACAACCCGCGCGAGGTGGGCGCGGACCGCATCGTCAACGCGGTGGCCGCCTACGACAAGCACCACCAGGGCCTCATCGTCGTGGACTTCGGCACCGCCACCACGCTCGACGCGGTGACGCCCAAGGGCGAGTACCTCGGCGGGGCCATCTGCCCCGGCATCAACATCTCCATGGAGGCGCTCTTCCAGAACGCCTCGAAGCTGCCGCGCGTCGAGCTCGCCCGGCCTCCCCACGTGGTGGGCCGCAACACGGTGCACTCCATCCAGTCCGGCCTCTTCTACGGCTACGTGGGCATGGTGGATGGCATCTGCGCCCGCATCCGGTTGGAGGTCGGCTTCGACACGCGGGTGGTGGCCACGGGCGGCCTGGCGCCCCTGGTGGCCAGCGAGTCCACACTCATTCACGAAGTCGACGAGTTCCTCACGCTCGAGGGTCTCCGCATCATCTACGGAAGGAACCACGCCTCATGA
- a CDS encoding biotin--[acetyl-CoA-carboxylase] ligase, with product MGVTENAEQTQQEIILGFLADGREEFLSGEALSAKLGLSRTAVWKHVQSLREKGYRIDAVPARGYRLVDVPDRLSPLELTPLLSTHDLGQNIHFHDSLPSTNEAAFRLAADGAEHGEVVITEQQTAGKGRRGRTWVSPHGLNLYFSAILRPELPPQRAPELTLVAAVALAEALREADAEALIKWPNDVQIGGRKVAGILTELSAEPERVHFVVLGIGVNLNAGPEHFPPEVASTATSLSQALGRRVNRALFTASLWGRLEEWLDLHLEVGFEPVRERWKELSATLRQEVLVRTGGSELRGVAEDIDTSGALLVRTAGGSLERVLAGDVEQLRPR from the coding sequence ATGGGTGTCACCGAGAACGCCGAGCAGACGCAGCAGGAGATCATCCTCGGCTTCCTCGCGGACGGACGGGAGGAGTTCCTCTCGGGCGAGGCGCTTTCCGCCAAGCTGGGCCTGTCACGCACCGCGGTGTGGAAGCACGTGCAGTCGCTGCGCGAGAAGGGCTACCGCATCGACGCCGTGCCCGCGCGGGGCTACCGGCTGGTGGACGTTCCGGATCGGCTCTCGCCGCTGGAGCTGACGCCGCTGCTGTCCACGCATGACCTGGGGCAGAACATCCACTTCCACGACTCGCTGCCGTCCACCAACGAGGCCGCCTTCCGGCTGGCCGCGGACGGAGCCGAGCACGGCGAGGTGGTCATCACCGAGCAGCAGACGGCGGGCAAGGGCCGCCGGGGCCGCACCTGGGTGTCGCCCCACGGGTTGAACCTGTACTTCTCCGCCATCCTCCGGCCGGAGCTGCCGCCCCAGCGCGCGCCCGAGCTCACCCTGGTGGCCGCGGTGGCGCTCGCCGAGGCCCTGCGCGAGGCCGACGCCGAGGCCCTCATCAAGTGGCCCAACGACGTGCAGATTGGCGGCCGCAAGGTGGCGGGCATCCTCACCGAGCTGTCCGCGGAGCCGGAGCGGGTGCACTTCGTGGTGCTCGGTATTGGCGTGAACCTCAACGCGGGCCCCGAGCACTTCCCGCCCGAGGTGGCCTCCACCGCCACGTCGCTCTCCCAGGCGCTGGGCCGGCGCGTCAACCGCGCCCTCTTCACCGCTTCTCTCTGGGGCCGCCTGGAGGAGTGGTTGGATCTGCACCTCGAGGTGGGCTTCGAGCCGGTGCGCGAGCGCTGGAAGGAACTGTCCGCCACGCTGCGCCAGGAGGTGCTGGTGCGTACCGGTGGGTCGGAATTGCGCGGTGTGGCTGAAGACATCGACACGTCGGGTGCACTGCTGGTGCGGACGGCCGGGGGCTCGCTGGAAAGGGTGCTCGCCGGGGATGTGGAGCAACTCCGGCCCCGCTAG
- a CDS encoding homoserine dehydrogenase — translation MKEIGIALLGLGNVGLGTYRILANHAKDIERRLGARVRVRHVLVRNAGKSRPEDVPASLITHDMKTILEDKDVSVVVELMGGLSPSREYLEQAIASGRNVVTANKALLSAHGEALYSKALARGVDVHFEGAVCGGIPIIRTLREALASDRVESLTGIVNGTTNFILSAMANEGASYADALRRAQELGYAEADPTLDVSGMDAAQKLCLLASLAFSARVSPESILVEGITSLTPTDIAYGREAGYVLKLLATARRAPEGLDVRVHPAFIPAASPLADVSSAFNAVLLQSAALGASLYSGRGAGDLPTGSAVVSDIIDTCRNLLAGVSGRLPLPCPPHVHDVPLLSSGERRGPVYLRFSVSDEPGVLGRIASVLGEKGVSINSVLQRPPRPADSHATIVVFTHDTREADVAAAVQWIDSLRSTRAPTQVIRIEEGPGVLLASR, via the coding sequence ATGAAGGAGATCGGCATCGCCCTGCTGGGACTGGGCAACGTGGGACTGGGCACGTACCGCATCCTCGCCAACCACGCGAAGGACATCGAGCGCCGTCTGGGCGCACGGGTGCGCGTGCGCCATGTGCTGGTGCGCAACGCGGGCAAGTCGCGGCCGGAAGACGTGCCCGCCTCGCTCATCACCCATGACATGAAGACGATCCTCGAGGACAAGGATGTCTCCGTGGTGGTGGAGCTGATGGGCGGGCTGAGCCCCTCGCGCGAGTACCTCGAGCAGGCCATTGCCTCGGGCCGCAACGTGGTGACGGCCAACAAGGCGCTGCTGTCGGCGCACGGTGAGGCGCTCTACTCGAAGGCGCTGGCGCGCGGGGTGGACGTGCACTTCGAGGGCGCCGTCTGCGGTGGCATCCCCATCATCCGCACGCTGCGCGAGGCGCTCGCCTCGGACCGGGTGGAGTCGCTCACCGGCATCGTCAACGGCACCACCAACTTCATCCTCTCGGCCATGGCCAACGAGGGGGCCAGCTACGCGGACGCGCTCCGGCGCGCGCAGGAGCTCGGCTACGCGGAGGCGGATCCCACGCTGGACGTGAGCGGCATGGACGCGGCGCAGAAGCTGTGCCTGCTGGCCTCGCTGGCCTTCTCCGCGCGCGTGTCCCCCGAGTCCATCCTCGTGGAGGGGATCACGAGCCTCACCCCCACGGACATCGCCTACGGGCGCGAGGCGGGGTACGTGCTCAAGCTGCTCGCCACGGCGCGCCGGGCCCCCGAGGGCCTGGACGTGCGCGTGCACCCGGCCTTCATCCCCGCCGCCAGCCCCCTGGCGGACGTGAGCAGTGCCTTCAACGCGGTGCTGCTCCAGTCCGCCGCCCTGGGGGCCTCGCTCTACTCGGGCCGGGGGGCGGGAGACCTGCCCACGGGCAGCGCGGTGGTGTCCGACATCATCGACACCTGCCGCAACCTCCTGGCCGGTGTGTCCGGGCGGCTGCCGCTGCCGTGTCCGCCCCACGTGCACGACGTGCCCCTGCTGTCCTCCGGGGAGCGCCGCGGGCCCGTCTACCTGCGCTTCTCCGTCAGCGACGAGCCCGGTGTGCTGGGGCGCATCGCCAGCGTGCTGGGCGAGAAGGGGGTGAGCATCAACTCGGTGCTCCAGCGCCCCCCGCGTCCCGCCGACTCGCACGCCACCATCGTCGTCTTCACCCACGACACCCGCGAGGCGGACGTGGCGGCCGCCGTGCAGTGGATTGATTCGCTGCGCAGCACACGTGCACCTACCCAGGTCATCCGGATCGAGGAAGGCCCGGGAGTGTTGCTCGCCAGCCGTTAG
- a CDS encoding HEAT repeat domain-containing protein: protein MKPGLLIVLMALMLGACRSREPSFPVARLSIQGATLVDNGLLGWASTDVHDLFARTLRDSRRFELLGEGDKGARDKRAQGAWTLTLELPFTREALKDGSAYSFAEVGVTLSMERRGEEDDQRYQVVGLGEVRVERKDAEARREAVREALRRALTQVTQAAALQLAAVERPDAALLQDLQSQDDRIREFALRVLADRRNPAAAPLLIRQLEEDDAQTVRKAIGALAEMKSREAVPALIDLVKDREIGFVQEVVFAIGEIGGPEAEAYLFTVAQGHDQPDVQAAAQQALDTLLASRKLSAPEARGSDRAEH, encoded by the coding sequence ATGAAGCCCGGCCTGCTCATCGTCTTGATGGCCCTGATGCTCGGCGCCTGCCGTTCGCGGGAGCCGAGCTTTCCGGTGGCGCGCCTCTCCATCCAGGGCGCGACTCTGGTCGACAACGGCCTGCTCGGTTGGGCCTCGACGGACGTTCACGATCTCTTCGCCCGCACCCTGCGCGACAGCCGCCGCTTCGAGCTGCTCGGAGAGGGTGACAAGGGCGCCAGGGACAAGCGCGCGCAGGGCGCCTGGACCCTGACGCTCGAGCTGCCCTTCACCCGTGAGGCGCTCAAGGACGGCAGTGCGTACTCCTTCGCCGAGGTGGGCGTCACCCTGTCCATGGAGCGCCGGGGCGAGGAGGACGATCAGCGCTACCAGGTGGTGGGGCTGGGCGAGGTGCGCGTGGAGCGCAAGGACGCCGAGGCCCGGCGCGAGGCCGTGCGCGAGGCCCTGCGCCGCGCGCTCACCCAGGTGACGCAGGCGGCCGCGCTCCAGCTGGCGGCGGTGGAGCGCCCGGACGCGGCACTGCTTCAGGATCTCCAGTCCCAGGATGACCGCATCCGCGAGTTCGCGCTGCGCGTGCTGGCCGACCGGCGCAACCCCGCGGCGGCGCCGCTGCTCATCCGCCAGCTCGAGGAGGACGATGCGCAGACCGTGCGCAAGGCCATCGGCGCGCTGGCGGAGATGAAGTCGCGGGAGGCGGTGCCCGCGCTCATCGACCTGGTGAAGGACCGGGAGATCGGCTTCGTGCAGGAGGTCGTCTTCGCCATCGGGGAGATCGGCGGGCCCGAGGCCGAGGCGTACCTCTTCACCGTGGCACAAGGGCACGATCAGCCGGATGTGCAGGCCGCGGCCCAGCAGGCACTGGATACACTCCTGGCATCACGCAAGCTCTCTGCTCCGGAGGCGCGCGGCTCGGACCGCGCGGAACACTGA
- a CDS encoding restriction endonuclease, whose translation MALERAGAPSEAPPLELQAAFAAALGIPLEDGRPVLPRAGAAAAATPEAQADAALLTTARAAVKDARKAVARVLRKRLGELDVGAFEKSVVKMMHALGFRELKVAKRSKEGPLLTARKREGSVDLRYAIRMLKGTPSLDRKAVQELRKDLGHYSAQVGLLASAGDVRGDARTEAQASGSLVMLWCGDALGEKFLEAKAAVTVTTVELYDVDERFFEVAKLEADEAQKRREERQREKQARTDEGGEEGSEESETPREAGTAEPAAPSRREERQREREERKREREERREERRRERQASAQAEQAEAAGAAAPAAVAPTEATAPAGLAEEQEGEEGDDEGEDEDLEAASAFVAGGGQPEGGAAGEGASAGERKRRRRRRRGRRGRGGRGPEGAPGEAGAAPAEGAAAAGATPAEGAAAGVTPAEGAAAAGATPTEGAAAGVTSAEGATAAAAAAEGAEGLAAPGEATRTAAEWQSPFPSVESAATAEAQRTAAEEYARVAAEKAESAAEGARAPSEPEPSSGPASSGSGSPEGGNA comes from the coding sequence GTGGCGCTGGAGCGCGCCGGTGCGCCGAGCGAGGCCCCGCCGCTGGAGCTGCAGGCCGCCTTCGCCGCCGCGCTGGGCATTCCGCTGGAGGATGGACGTCCGGTGCTGCCGAGGGCCGGTGCCGCCGCCGCCGCGACTCCCGAGGCCCAGGCCGATGCCGCCCTGCTGACCACGGCGCGTGCCGCGGTGAAGGACGCGCGCAAGGCCGTGGCGCGGGTGCTGCGCAAGCGCCTGGGCGAGCTGGACGTGGGCGCCTTCGAGAAGTCCGTCGTGAAGATGATGCACGCGCTGGGCTTCCGGGAGCTGAAGGTGGCCAAGCGCTCCAAGGAGGGCCCGCTGCTCACCGCCCGCAAGCGCGAGGGCAGCGTGGACCTGCGCTACGCCATCCGCATGCTCAAGGGCACGCCGTCGTTGGATCGCAAGGCGGTGCAGGAGCTGCGCAAGGACCTGGGCCACTACTCGGCGCAGGTGGGTCTGCTGGCGAGCGCCGGGGACGTGCGGGGCGATGCGCGCACCGAGGCCCAGGCGAGCGGCTCGCTGGTGATGCTCTGGTGCGGGGACGCGCTCGGCGAGAAGTTCCTCGAGGCCAAGGCCGCGGTGACCGTCACCACGGTGGAGCTGTACGACGTGGACGAGCGCTTCTTCGAGGTGGCGAAGCTCGAGGCCGACGAGGCCCAGAAGCGCCGCGAGGAGCGTCAGCGCGAGAAGCAGGCCCGCACCGACGAGGGCGGCGAGGAGGGCTCCGAGGAGTCGGAGACTCCGCGCGAGGCTGGCACCGCCGAGCCGGCCGCGCCGTCGCGCCGCGAGGAGCGTCAGCGCGAGCGGGAGGAGCGCAAGCGTGAGCGGGAGGAGCGCCGCGAGGAGCGCCGCCGCGAGCGTCAGGCCTCCGCCCAGGCCGAGCAGGCCGAGGCCGCCGGGGCTGCTGCTCCCGCCGCCGTCGCGCCCACCGAGGCCACCGCGCCCGCCGGACTCGCCGAGGAGCAGGAGGGCGAGGAGGGAGACGACGAGGGCGAGGACGAGGATCTGGAGGCCGCGAGCGCCTTCGTCGCCGGGGGTGGTCAGCCCGAGGGAGGCGCGGCGGGAGAGGGCGCCTCCGCGGGTGAGCGCAAGCGCCGCCGCCGCCGCCGCCGGGGCCGTCGCGGCCGGGGTGGCCGGGGTCCAGAGGGCGCGCCGGGTGAGGCCGGTGCCGCTCCCGCCGAGGGTGCCGCCGCCGCTGGGGCGACGCCCGCCGAGGGTGCCGCCGCTGGGGTGACGCCCGCCGAAGGAGCCGCCGCCGCTGGGGCGACGCCCACCGAGGGAGCCGCCGCCGGAGTGACGTCCGCCGAGGGTGCCACTGCCGCCGCCGCTGCCGCCGAGGGGGCCGAGGGCCTCGCGGCTCCGGGAGAGGCCACGAGGACGGCCGCCGAGTGGCAGTCGCCCTTCCCGAGCGTGGAGAGCGCCGCCACCGCCGAGGCCCAGCGCACCGCCGCGGAGGAGTACGCCCGGGTGGCCGCCGAGAAGGCCGAGTCCGCCGCCGAGGGGGCCCGTGCTCCCTCGGAGCCGGAACCCTCCAGTGGGCCTGCTTCCTCGGGGAGCGGCTCGCCGGAAGGTGGAAACGCCTGA